In Vreelandella piezotolerans, one genomic interval encodes:
- a CDS encoding DeoR/GlpR family DNA-binding transcription regulator has translation MNVTERRRAVLAHVREEGRQTLAALAHHFGVSVQTLRGDIRVLAEQGLILRRHGEVMPFPDQENVGYDQRQIVNQAGKRHIARQAASLITHHQSLFLGTGTTVEQLADSLHDKQGLQIMTNNLHALIKLCALECELVVAGGRVRRRDQDVIGGDAWRFFQRYRVDVGIVSVGGMDSHGQLYDYNDDEVMAREALLAHAAYRILVLDKTKFDLPLRCAAGSLADYHAVITDSPLPDRLRSPLAAQGVRFMSGVRHRAARRADV, from the coding sequence ATGAACGTGACAGAGAGGCGGCGTGCCGTATTAGCGCACGTGCGAGAAGAGGGGCGGCAAACGCTCGCGGCGCTGGCCCATCATTTTGGCGTCTCCGTGCAAACCCTGCGTGGGGATATTCGCGTCTTGGCTGAGCAGGGGCTGATTTTACGCCGTCACGGCGAAGTGATGCCCTTTCCCGACCAAGAGAACGTGGGCTACGACCAGCGCCAAATCGTCAATCAGGCGGGCAAACGACATATTGCACGTCAGGCCGCCTCGTTGATTACGCATCACCAATCGCTCTTTCTGGGGACGGGCACGACGGTCGAGCAGTTAGCCGATTCGCTGCACGACAAGCAGGGCCTGCAGATCATGACCAATAACCTGCACGCCTTGATCAAGCTATGCGCGCTGGAGTGTGAGCTGGTGGTGGCCGGCGGTCGGGTGCGCCGCCGCGACCAGGACGTGATTGGTGGCGACGCGTGGCGCTTTTTTCAGCGCTACCGGGTGGATGTCGGCATTGTCTCCGTGGGCGGTATGGATAGCCACGGCCAGCTTTACGACTACAACGACGACGAAGTGATGGCCCGCGAGGCCCTGCTGGCCCATGCGGCGTACCGCATTCTCGTGTTGGACAAGACCAAATTCGACCTGCCGCTACGCTGTGCCGCCGGGTCCCTGGCAGATTATCACGCCGTCATCACCGACAGCCCCTTGCCCGACCGGCTGAGAAGCCCGTTAGCTGCCCAGGGCGTTCGCTTCATGAGTGGCGTTAGGCATCGTGCTGCTCGTCGGGCAGACGTTTGA
- a CDS encoding ABC transporter permease, which translates to MTPSLNLGSQHRWLLSLITLLVVLLSLAPSVRLLVEALSDLGQGSQAPLWKVLNTASTWRALWHSLYTSGLGMLIALVLGSLFAFVITLTDIRGKAWLVFCFMLPMMIPPQVTALSWLQLFGPASPLLKSIGMAPPLGSPQPLYSAEGIALLLGIQSAPLVFLALRTSLLSLPRELIEAARISGARQAQVWGHIILPITRHGLVTGAAMAFISSLGNFGIPAMLGIPAGYYVLPTLIYQRMASLGTGVLAEMAALSMLIGVLALACVALQQYWMNRSRFGLGGHSGRAHDFLLGRYRPLVTALLVGVLMVILVAPLAALVVSSLVPAMGVPLSADTVTLDAYHEVIGRQGATWRAVSNSLWLAGGAALVLMLCSLPLAYRLQRLPPRLQQLTLSAIELPYALPGVVLAIACILLFVRPLPFIDLALYGTLGLIFVAYLARFLVVCLKPVSASLAQLDPSLEEAAQLAGAGPWRRLITILLPLMAPSLFAGGLLVFLLAVNELTVSALLWSAGNETLGVLIFNLDEGGESVLAAAVSVLVVIMVATLMLSLSLLAPRLPKGVVPWQG; encoded by the coding sequence ATGACCCCTTCGCTCAACCTTGGCAGCCAGCACCGCTGGCTGCTTAGCCTGATCACCCTGCTCGTCGTTCTGCTCAGCCTCGCGCCCAGTGTGCGTCTGCTCGTCGAAGCATTGAGTGACCTTGGCCAGGGCAGCCAGGCACCGCTGTGGAAAGTGCTCAATACCGCCAGCACGTGGCGTGCGTTATGGCACAGCCTGTATACCTCGGGCCTGGGTATGCTGATCGCTCTGGTGCTGGGCAGCCTGTTCGCCTTCGTGATCACCCTGACGGACATTCGCGGCAAAGCGTGGCTGGTGTTCTGCTTCATGCTGCCCATGATGATTCCGCCCCAGGTCACCGCGCTGAGCTGGCTGCAGCTATTCGGCCCGGCCAGCCCGCTATTGAAGAGCATCGGTATGGCGCCGCCCCTGGGTAGCCCGCAGCCGCTCTACTCCGCAGAGGGTATTGCCCTGCTGCTAGGTATCCAGAGTGCGCCGCTGGTATTTTTGGCGCTACGCACCTCCTTGCTATCGCTACCCCGCGAATTGATCGAAGCCGCCCGCATCAGCGGCGCGCGACAGGCTCAGGTGTGGGGCCATATCATCTTGCCCATCACCCGCCACGGCTTGGTGACGGGAGCCGCCATGGCGTTCATCTCCAGCCTGGGTAACTTTGGCATTCCCGCGATGCTCGGTATTCCGGCCGGTTATTACGTGCTACCCACGCTGATTTATCAACGCATGGCCAGCTTGGGCACCGGCGTGCTGGCAGAGATGGCGGCGCTTTCGATGCTGATCGGCGTCCTGGCACTGGCCTGCGTGGCCTTGCAGCAGTACTGGATGAACCGCAGCCGCTTTGGGTTAGGCGGCCACAGCGGTCGCGCCCACGATTTTTTGCTAGGCCGCTATCGCCCGCTGGTCACGGCTCTGCTGGTCGGCGTCCTGATGGTGATCCTGGTCGCGCCGCTGGCCGCTCTGGTGGTGAGCTCTTTGGTACCGGCGATGGGCGTGCCGCTTAGCGCTGACACCGTCACGCTCGATGCCTACCACGAAGTGATCGGTCGTCAAGGCGCCACTTGGCGGGCAGTGAGTAACAGTCTTTGGCTGGCGGGCGGTGCCGCGCTGGTGCTCATGCTCTGCAGCCTGCCGCTCGCCTACCGTTTACAGCGGCTTCCCCCTCGCCTGCAGCAGCTCACCCTGAGCGCCATCGAGCTGCCCTACGCGCTGCCCGGCGTGGTGCTGGCGATTGCCTGCATTCTACTATTCGTACGCCCCTTACCGTTTATCGACCTAGCGCTTTACGGCACGCTCGGGCTGATTTTCGTGGCCTATTTGGCGCGCTTTCTGGTGGTCTGCCTGAAACCGGTGAGCGCCAGCTTGGCCCAGCTAGATCCCTCTCTGGAAGAAGCTGCTCAGCTTGCGGGCGCGGGCCCCTGGCGTCGGCTCATCACCATTTTGCTTCCGCTAATGGCGCCCTCGCTGTTCGCCGGAGGGCTGCTGGTGTTTCTGCTGGCGGTGAACGAACTGACCGTCTCCGCGCTGCTCTGGAGCGCCGGGAATGAAACCCTGGGCGTGCTGATTTTCAACCTGGACGAGGGCGGCGAGAGCGTGCTGGCAGCGGCCGTTTCCGTGCTGGTGGTGATCATGGTCGCCACGCTGATGCTATCGCTCAGCCTGCTGGCCCCCCGTTTACCTAAAGGAGTCGTGCCGTGGCAGGGCTAG
- a CDS encoding YrhK family protein: protein MARQTVSSERDLTFTMGREELVIHRRYEVLGIVNDFLIGIWFVIGSVCFFYEGAVQTAGVWLFVIGSVQLLIRPAIRLHRYVYFKRLPDEQHDA from the coding sequence ATGGCCCGACAAACCGTCTCGTCAGAGCGTGATCTCACCTTTACCATGGGCCGCGAAGAGCTGGTCATTCACCGCCGTTATGAGGTGCTCGGTATCGTCAACGACTTTCTAATCGGCATCTGGTTCGTCATCGGTAGCGTCTGTTTTTTTTACGAGGGTGCAGTACAAACCGCTGGGGTTTGGCTCTTCGTCATTGGTAGCGTGCAACTGTTGATACGCCCAGCGATCCGCCTGCATCGCTACGTCTATTTCAAACGTCTGCCCGACGAGCAGCACGATGCCTAA
- a CDS encoding ABC transporter substrate-binding protein: MLKRSLCSAVTLASIALSTSSFADEKLVLYTSQPNSDAQQTVDAFQAAYPDIEVEWVRDGTTRLMTRLRSELAAGVSNPDVLLIADSMTMTSLKQEGHLQPYLSPERDAYDEALYDPEGYFYGTKLITTGIVYNTGAEQQPKRWEDLTGSEYEGLVTMPSPLYSGAALIHMAAIAENPALGLEYYEALQANRTEAQGGNGGVFNAVAAGTKPYGIVVDFLPIREAAKGSPVAFVFPEEGVSAVTEPVAIMQEAENLDAAQKFVDFVLSQEGQTLVSQQGYLPAHPDVTPPEGFPERSSIDLMPVDIEQALEQEETLKQRFSDLFGG; this comes from the coding sequence ATGTTGAAGCGCTCGTTGTGTTCCGCCGTGACTCTCGCAAGCATTGCCCTCTCCACCTCGTCGTTCGCTGATGAGAAGCTGGTGCTCTATACCAGCCAGCCTAATAGCGATGCCCAGCAAACGGTCGATGCTTTCCAAGCCGCCTATCCAGACATCGAAGTGGAGTGGGTGCGCGACGGCACCACACGCCTGATGACACGGCTGCGCTCGGAGCTTGCTGCCGGTGTCAGCAACCCCGACGTGCTGCTGATTGCCGACAGCATGACCATGACCTCGCTGAAACAAGAGGGCCATTTACAGCCCTACCTCAGCCCCGAGCGCGACGCCTACGACGAAGCGCTTTACGACCCGGAGGGCTACTTCTACGGCACCAAGCTCATCACCACCGGTATCGTGTACAACACCGGCGCCGAGCAGCAGCCAAAGCGCTGGGAAGATCTGACCGGCTCTGAATATGAAGGCCTCGTCACCATGCCTAGTCCGCTGTACTCCGGCGCAGCGCTGATTCATATGGCAGCCATCGCGGAGAATCCAGCGTTAGGACTCGAGTACTACGAAGCGCTTCAAGCCAACCGCACGGAAGCCCAGGGCGGTAACGGCGGCGTGTTCAATGCCGTGGCCGCGGGCACCAAGCCCTACGGCATCGTGGTGGATTTTCTACCCATCCGCGAAGCCGCGAAAGGCTCGCCCGTGGCGTTCGTGTTTCCTGAAGAGGGCGTGAGCGCCGTTACCGAGCCCGTGGCCATCATGCAGGAGGCCGAGAACCTGGACGCCGCTCAAAAATTCGTCGACTTCGTGCTTTCCCAAGAGGGGCAAACACTGGTCAGCCAGCAGGGTTACCTGCCTGCTCACCCGGACGTGACACCGCCTGAGGGCTTCCCTGAGCGGAGCAGCATCGACCTCATGCCGGTGGATATCGAACAGGCACTCGAGCAGGAAGAGACGCTCAAGCAGCGTTTTAGCGATCTGTTCGGCGGCTAA